The Triticum aestivum cultivar Chinese Spring chromosome 6D, IWGSC CS RefSeq v2.1, whole genome shotgun sequence genomic sequence ATTTGCGAAGGTTAGAATCTGTATCTGCTGAAGGTGATTGTGCCATTTTGTATGGCAGTATGAGATACCTAGGCATGAGCAAGGAATGACATGTTGAGTAAAGCTTGTTTGTTTTGATATGTCAGATACTTCTTATTTATCAAATGAAAGTTATCTTACTATGCTCATTTTTATTGGATAGTAAGCTATCTCTGTGGCCCCCTTTTGACTATTTCTGATTGAAGTGTCCCTCAGGGAAATTTTAACCCAGTACTTAAAGTCACTAAGTTTTGTTAAGATGACCTGACACACATACCAACACTAGCATCAATGCATATGTTACTTTTGCTTGTTGTCATAATGCAAATTGGAATGTTCCCTTGAACAGAACTAGGGAAAACCAAGCAAAAACATTTCAAGTTTTAAAGATCAATGTTTGTTCTCCGTTTGTCAACATGATTGCTGATTTGTTACATTGCGATGACAGCTCACTGATGAATTGGAGAAGCTGGATGAGAAGCTCAAGTTGACAGAGTCTCTCCTCGATAGCAAAGTATATTCCCAACCTCTTTTAGCCCCCCTCCCCTCCCGAGCGCTCCCTCATAAGCATTTGTTCTATTTTTGCAGAATCTAGAACTGAAAAAAACAAATGATGAGAAAAAAGCAGCTATGGCAGCCCAGTTTGCAGCAGAAGCAACACTGCGTAGAGTACATGCAGCCCAAAAGGATGATGATATGCCACCTATTGAAGCCATTCTTGCACCACTTGAAGCTGAGTTAAAGCTTGCTCGGCAAGAGGTATGTGTGTTATCCACATCTTAACTCTCTTGTAGACTGATGAAATTGTCATATTTTTATCCTACTTTGCACCCAGCATATCCACGGATCCAAGCCCTTGTGTCCACTGGATGCATGTTTGGTATATAATTGACAAAAGCTTAACTTGATTCTTTTTAGATTGCAAAGCTCCAAGAGGACAACAGAGCATTAGATCGTTTGACAAAGCAAAAGGAGGCAGCACTGCTAGAGGCAGAAAGGACTGTACAAACTGCATTAGCAAAAGCTGCTATGGTTGATGACATGCAAAACAAGAACCAAGATCTGATGAAGCAAATTGAGATCTGCCAGGTATGAGATATCTTGTATTTTCCAAGCTTGTTGGGAGAAAACAACTCTGTCAAGTTATTCAAATATAGCTGCTCAAGTGGTTTCATCCCTGATTGCAGGAAGAAAATAAGATTTTGGATAGGTTGCACCGCCAAAAAGTTGCGGAAGTCGAAAAGCTTAGTCAAACAGTCAGAGAGCTTGAAGAGGCTGTCCTTGCTGGTGGTGCAGCTGCTAATGCTGTTAGAGATTACCAGCGGAAAGTCCAGGAAATGAATGTAACATACTAGCATTCAACTGTTGTATTTTCTTTGAATCCTCATTGATTATTTACGCAAAAAGATGACCCATGCTATTTTGTGATCATGACACACCAGGAAGAAAGAAAAGTTCTTGACCGTGAACTTGCTCGAACAAAAGTTACAGCAAACAGGGTtgctgttgtagttgcaaatgagTGGAAAGATGGCAATGACAAAGTAATGCCTGTTAAACAGTGGCTTGAAGAGCGCAGATTTCTGCAGGTAAGATGATTAAAGCTTTCTTTGTTCACTGAGATACCCCGGGTGTTGCTGCGGAGTTGGACATATAGAGTATTAATTCAGTCCTTACGATCTAGACTATGTGTGTCATTTCTGCATAAGCAAAAATGAATCTTAACATGAAAAGTTGTGCATGTCACATTAAATGCAATGTGATTCTAAACCCACTAAGAATGCACTAATCCATGTTGCATGGTAGAGGATTCTTATGCGTAGACCGGACGGATGCTAGTGGATCAAGCTAGCTAACCTAACGGCTAcaacaattttgatgatgtggaagCAATGGCATTTAAAACCCATTGGAATGCACTAATGCATGTTGCACGGTAGAGGATTCTCATGCGTACATCGGACGGATGCTAGTGGATCAAGCTAGTAAATCTAAGGCTACAACAATTTTGATGATCTCGAAGCGCATGTTGAGATAATTAGAAGTAGTGGGTCTCACTCTCTGAGGCATACATGATTCAAGTTTCATGCAATGTTTTTTTCCCACCATATTCTGCAGGGTGAGATGCAGCAACTTCGTGACAAACTTGCTATTGCAGAGCGAACGGCTCGATCGGAAGCTCAAGTAAAGGTAAAGATGTCTGTCATGTTGAATTTGAGCTACACTTTAAGACAAGTTGATCTTTTGTTGAATAATTTCCTATATATTCTCCGGACTCAGGAAAAGTATCAGTGGCGCCTAAAAGTTCTAGAAGATGGATTGAGGGGGCCGCCAAGTGGTTCTAGCCGTCCTCCTACAGAAGGAAGGAATACAAGTAGTGGATCTTCCCGTCGTCTATCGCTAGGTGGAGCTGATAATATGTCCAAAGTCTCCCCGGTTGGTGCATTAATGAGGAGATCTCCATCTTTCAATTCTAGGCCCTCTCTTTCTACTGGCAGCAGCTTGGTCCTCAAGCACGCTAAAGGAACTTCAAGGTCTTTCGATGGTGGTACGAGGTCTTTAGACAGGGGAAAGGTCCTTGTGAATGGACCTCATTTACTCAATAGATCTACAGATGCTGTTGGGGACTGCGAGCCTACTGATAGCTGGAAGGCTAGTGGAGAAGAGAAAAATACTGAAACCACAAATAGTGATTCAACTGATATGGTCTCTGGCGTACTCTATGACATGCTGCAGAAGGAGGTGGTTTCATTGAGAAAGGCATGCCATGAGAAAGACCAAAGCCTAAAGGACAAGGATGATGCAATTGAGGTATGATGCTGGAGTTTCTGCTTATTGCATTTTGAGGAGACGCCGTGGTACAATGCTTTCTTACTTACCCCCTCATTTACAGATGTTAGCAAAGAAAGTAGACACCTTAACCAAAGCCATGGAAGTGGAGGCTAAAAAGATGAGGAGAGAGGTAGCTGCTATGGAGAAAGAAGTTTCTGCTATGCGCCTTGAGAAGGAACAAGAGAACAAGGCCAAGCGCCTTGGTAGTTTGAGAGGACCTGGCACAGTTTCTCAGGCACTTCCCGGAAGGTACGCCAAGAATGCCTTACATTTTGAGAACTTGATCTCTTAACATTTACCTCCAAGGCTCCAACACTGTATTTTTTGCTTAAACTTCAAGTTTGCCATCTGCCCGACAACTCCAAGTATTGTTAACTTGAATTACTCATCATGTTTCCATCAGTACTGCTTAATGACTTTAGGGACCACCTTAGCCTAGGATGGTTCCTCCATCATGGGATCCCACGATTTTTGTTGCGATAGCCCCGTCATATTTTTAGATGACTTGTACTTGTGAGGGATGAGATGGTGATGGGCCATCTGGTCCTGCTCAAACCAATCAAGTTCTATCTTAATGCATTAAATTGCTGCCCTCTGCATGGTTTCTGAGGAAAAAACAAGTGAGTTAGGTTCGGAGTTTGGATCAGATGTTTCATTCACCGTTTGGCTCCTCAAACCAAACCTTACAAAGTATCATTAGGTGGATTGAGATTTGCCTTTATTAGGCTCAACAAATAATGCCTTGTCTAACCATTTGCTTGCTTGTAAACAATGAACTTTTCCCCGTGGTAAGATTGAGCACTGACCCTCCTAGTCTTGCTGACATCATTTTCTTAAATATTACTCCCTCGGCtcgcaaatataagatgttttggatatttccaATACGgcctacatacggactgaaatgagtgaacaagcacactaaaacgtgtctatatatatccgattcagaaaaaagttagaacatcttatatttgtgaacggagggagtagttgttaattgctactccctccggctccgttcactattataagatgttctaacttttttctaaATCAAATATATGTAGActcgttttagtgtgtttgttcactcatttcagtccgtatgtagtccatattgaaatatctaaaacatcttataatggtgaacggagggagtagtagttattGCAGACATTATCTGGCACAAAACTAGCATCAGGGCCCGTTTGGAGGAATAAAGCTTTGGTATTTAGTGTGAACTTGACTGAAATACCAAAAGTTTACCAAGAAACAGTACTCAGTACCATTCTTCAAAACAGCTAGAGTTTTACCTATAGTTTTTTAGTACTGTGTAGCCTATGCTTATTTTTGTTGCCCAGATATTATCGTTTCATTGAGACAAGCCTTACTAAATCCACCTTCCATTCTGTTGCTTCGTTGCAGAAGTGCACCACGTGGTGGGTTGGCGCGCAATGTCCAATAACGCATCGCACCTCTAACACCAGGCAGCATGGAATTCTTTGATAGGTTCTGTTTCCCTTCGTGTCCCCCAATTAATTTTGTGATTGAGATTAGCACAGATGACCCTCTGATACCTAGATTGGGGAAAAGAGTAGGCTTTGCATCATCTGACACCGACTTCGctgtaatgtactccctccgtaaactaataaaagagcatttagaatactaaaatagtgatctaaacgctcttatattagtttacagagggagtagtggtGAAGGTGTAGTAAACCCTTCGGGTAAGGCTTGCTTAACCTTGCGGCACGCTCTCATTTTGTCAAGGCAGTGCGCGTTGTGGTTGTATAGGCTGGAGGAAGACCGACCCCGCGTCTTCGGGGATCTTCTCTTCTCCCCATCTGTAATTTTTTAGCTAGTGTGGTTTCTTTTTGCTTGTCCGGGTTGTGGTTTGTGAATATCATTTGTACCCTGCTGTGGTCGCCCTCTGTACCATTCGTTCGTTGTTGCTGGGCTGGAGTTGGTTTTTGGAATCAAAGGTGTCTTGCTTGAGGAGCTGAATCAAAGGTGTCACTAGCATGATACCGCTAGTGATCTGCTCGAGTACCCAGGTCCAGCCAGTGAGGCTCGAGTGGAGTTTTTCCCCGCTGGAATCTTTAGTGGACCTGGCTGCGTCGCTTTGCTTGCGTGGATTGTTGTTCGGCCGTTTTCGTTGTCGACCTTCCATTCGTCGAGTGACATGCCCTCTCATCATATTCGATTCTTTGGCTGGTAGAGACCATGATTTCACGTCCAAGTGCCGAATCCCTTCTAGTTAGGGCATCTCAAATGCGGATCAGCACCAGTAAATGCCTAGGGCTGCCGGGATGTTTTTAGCTATCTAACACGGATCACCAAATCGGCCTTTGTCTGGTTTGAAATCCTGCATCCAGGCCCCAAATCGAAGGGCGCTCTGGGGAGTTCGTATGTCTGCCACGTTAGACTCCAACATCCATGTCACACCCAAAGCTTGCACGTTTTCATAGTCTTACCCTCCTCTTCTGCTCTCTATCTCGCGCTCCCAAGCCGTCACCATAGCCCCCTCACCCCCCCCACCCCATGCCGCGTAGGCCTCTTTGGACCCCTGCTGATGCTGCGCAAGCCTTGGTAAACACTGACGTTGTACTACCCTCTGCCTATGCGGATGCCGTCCACAGCGGTCACCAACAGGTGTTTGGCAAAAGCCATAATGCAAGAATTTGAAGTTTTCGTTGTTCACATTGAAGCAAACACAATGGATTAAGACGAGGAGTACTTCTACGCCGGATGATGATGACGATTCTTGAAGAACGAAGTGTGCAGAGGAGGATGCATGTTCTTAACTTCAAGGGTTCAACAAAGGGACATGGCACAGGGGCATATGACTCCGTGCGATGACTACTTTGCCCCCGATGTGCTATTCAAAAACTATTTTTGATGTCGATTCCAGATGCAGCGACCATTTTTCATGTGCTTCTCCACATGCGTCAGGGCCTATGATGATTACTTCAAGATGGAGAAGGATGTAGTTGGCCACATTGGGTTCTCAGGTCTTTAGAAGTGCATCACTGCTCCAAGAATGCCTGATATGGCATAATCACAAATTCGTGGGATGAGTACCTCCGGATGTCTCCGAGCAGGCGAGCACATGCCTAGAGACCATGGCTAGATTTTCTGTTTAAGTGGTTAAGGTGTTTGAACTTgagtacttgagagaaccaaatGTTGAAGACACAACATGACTCATGGCACTTGGGGAATCAAGAGGGTTTCAGGTACGCTCGGATCTCTGAAGTGAATGCACTGAAAATGGAATAACTACCCATATGCTCAAGAAGGGCAATACTAGGGTCATCATAAAAAGCCCATGATCATCTTTGAGGCAGTTGCATCACAATACCtttggatttggcactctttctttaGCAAGCtagggtctcacaatgacatcaacgtgctgcatcAATTTCCATTGTTTGCAAGGTTGTGTGCGGGCAAAGCTCCTGCATGTAACTATATCATCAATGGAGATGAGTACAACATGGGGTACTATGTttgtgatggtatctatcctccgtGAACGACCTTTGTCAAGACCATCTCCGAGCCAAGAAGTAACAAAAAATTCCACTTTGTTGCAAGACAAAGAAAAGGCACAACAGATCGTGCAGAGGTGTATGGCCGTCACGAGAAGGCATCACTCTTTTGAAGAAGCTTCTTCAATCTATGAGACCGTAGAGTCAAATCCTCAACAACAAGTCTGAAAGTGGTGGAGCTATGATGGTCAACCTTGTTGAAGGCCATAACATTCGGTGATGCCCAAATCTTCCAAAGATAATGAGGACTAAGGTGGACCAAACAGATAGATCCAATCCAAGCGGTATTCGGCAATACCCAAATGTCATAAATGCAATGGGTGGGATGATGCCTATGCGCTGCCAAATCCTATCTGCATGCAGACATAGGATGAAGATATGTAGAGTGTCCTTGGAGGCATGTCCACATTGTGGGCACAGGGCATCGCTTGAGATATGTTTGTGACGAAGGTTGACCTTGGAGTTAAGCCGGTCCCTGAACAATAGCCATGCAAAATCTTCACGTGGTTGGGCACCTTGGAGGACCAAATGGTCATAGCGTGAGTGTCAATGTCCTCCTCAACCATAGATAGCATGTATATGCCGCTCAGGTGGAGAAAGAGCGACCACCAATGAGGAAACATATCATGATCTGTGGTAGGTGTGAAGTCCCACAACAAGGAAAAAAGAGAAGCCAGCTCTGCGGATGCAACATTAGGGAAGAATAtgacatatatactccctccttctaTATATATAGGGCCTAGTACGTCTTTCGAGCTAGCCTTTACCAATAATAAAATCATTACTCCCTCCTTCAAAAAATATAAGGCACGCTTGACTTTACACAGTCTTTGATGCATGACTTTAACTACTAATATATATCAAAGCACATGAATTGTACATGTATAAATGGCAGAATCGTATTTTTCTTGCAAATTTTTTTATTTCATATATCTCTATACTAATTTTATAGACATACAATAAGTGAAAATTATAGTTAAAGTTGTGCAGCGAAGACCAGAAGAGTCAACCGGCGCATTATATTTTGGGAAAGAGGGAGTAGTATATGAGACGATGatataaaaattatatcattagaaacttctttcacatacgaatttgatggtatgctttgtgtaacatGCATgccatattgttggaaatatgccctagaggcaataataaaatggttattattatatttccttgttcgtgataattgtctattgttcatgctataattgtgttatccggaaatcgtaatacatgtgtgaatacatagaccacaacatgtccctagtgagcctctagttgactagctcgttgatcaacagatagtcatggtttcctgactatggacattggatgtcattgataacgggatcacatcattaggagaatgatgtgatggacaagacccaatcctaagcatagcacaagatcgtgtagttcgtttgctagagcttttccaaatgtcaagtatcatttccttagaccatgagattgtgcaactcccggataccataggagtgctttgggtgtgccaaacatcgcaacgtaactgggtggctataaaggtgcactacgggtatctccgaaagtgtctgttgggttggcacgaatcgagactgggatttgtcactccgtatgacggagaggtatctctgggcccactcggtaatgcatcatcataatgagctcaatgtgaccaagtgtttggtcacgggatcatgcattacggtacgagtaaagtgacttgccggtaacgagattgaacaaggtattgggataccgacgatcgaatctcgggcaagtaacgtaccgattgacaaagggaattgtatacgggattgattgaatcctcgacatcgtggttcatccgatgagatcatcgtggaacatgtgggagccaacatgggtatccagatcccgctgttggttattgaccggagagtcgtctcggtcatgtctgcatgtctcccgaacccatagggtctacacacttaaggttcggtgacgctagggttgtagagatattagtatgcggaaatccgaaagtcgttcggagtcccggatgagatcccggacctcacgaggagttccggaatggtccggaggtgaagaattgtatataggaagtccagtttcggccaccgggaaagtttcgggggtcaccggtattgtaccgggaccaccggaagggtcccggggggtccaccgggtggggccacctatcccagagggccccatgggctgaagtgggaggggaaccagcccctggtgggctggtgcgccccccttgggcctccccctgcgcctagggttggaaaccctaggggtggggggcaagccacccccttggccgccgccccccttggagattggatctcctagggccggcgcccccccaggggccctatataaagagagggggagggagggcagccgcaccccaagcccctggcgcctccctctccctcccgtgacacctctccttctcgctgagcttggcgaagccctgccgagatccccgctgcttccaccaccacgccgtcgtgctgctggatctccatcaacctctccctcccccttgctggatcaagaaggaggagatgtcttccccaaccgtacgtgtgttgaatgcggaggtgccgtccgttcggcgctcggtcatcggtgatttggatcacgacgagtacgactccatcaaccccgttcacttgaacgctttcgctcgcgatctacaagggtatgtagatgcactctttttcctgtcgttgctagaagactccatagattgttcttggtgatgcgtagaatttttttaatttctgcaactatctccaacagtggtatcagagccaggtttatgcgtagtttctatgcacgagtagaaaacaaacttgttgtgggcatagatgttgtcaattttcttgccactactagtcttatcttgtttcggcggcatcgtgggatgaagcggcccggaccgaccttacacgtacgcttacgtgagacaggttccaccgactgacatgcactagttgcataaggtggctaacgggtgtctgtctctcccactttagtcgaatcggattcgatgaaaagggtccttatgaagggtaaatagaagttggcatatcacgttgtggttttacgtaggtaagaaacgttcttgctagaaacctatagaagccacgtaaaaacatgcaacaacaattagaggacgtctaacttgtttttgcagcatatgccttgtgatgtgatatggccaaaaggatgtgatgaatgaaatatatgtgatgtatgagattgatcatgttcttgtaataggaatcacgacttgcatgtcgatgagtatgataaccggcaggagccataggagttgtctttattttttgtatgacctgcgtgtcattgaataacgccatgtaaattactttactttattgctaaacacgttagccatagaagtagaagtaatcgttggcgtgacaacttcatgaagacacgatgatggagatcatggtgtcatgccggtgacgaagatgatcatggcgcctcgaagatggagatcaaaggagcaatatgatactggccatatcatgtcactatttgattgcatgtgatgtttatcatgttttacatcttatttgcttagaacgacggtagcttaaataagatgacccctcgcaataatttcaac encodes the following:
- the LOC123145430 gene encoding microtubule-associated protein 70-2 produces the protein MADGGGGGEEGNASAHRGSSRRRGAAQVGLDADELLTLMHGSDPVKVELNRLENEVRDKDRELGEAQAEIKALRLSERAREKAVEELTDELEKLDEKLKLTESLLDSKNLELKKTNDEKKAAMAAQFAAEATLRRVHAAQKDDDMPPIEAILAPLEAELKLARQEIAKLQEDNRALDRLTKQKEAALLEAERTVQTALAKAAMVDDMQNKNQDLMKQIEICQEENKILDRLHRQKVAEVEKLSQTVRELEEAVLAGGAAANAVRDYQRKVQEMNEERKVLDRELARTKVTANRVAVVVANEWKDGNDKVMPVKQWLEERRFLQGEMQQLRDKLAIAERTARSEAQVKEKYQWRLKVLEDGLRGPPSGSSRPPTEGRNTSSGSSRRLSLGGADNMSKVSPVGALMRRSPSFNSRPSLSTGSSLVLKHAKGTSRSFDGGTRSLDRGKVLVNGPHLLNRSTDAVGDCEPTDSWKASGEEKNTETTNSDSTDMVSGVLYDMLQKEVVSLRKACHEKDQSLKDKDDAIEMLAKKVDTLTKAMEVEAKKMRREVAAMEKEVSAMRLEKEQENKAKRLGSLRGPGTVSQALPGRSAPRGGLARNVQ